A region of Cucumis melo cultivar AY chromosome 2, USDA_Cmelo_AY_1.0, whole genome shotgun sequence DNA encodes the following proteins:
- the LOC103494237 gene encoding uncharacterized protein LOC103494237 isoform X2 — protein sequence MCPHCDEFSHDGCRKAGPIIEEKKNNGGLRCLNFPRTFPTAIMMSEGSKSNVVYRRKKLRGSSDSRFLANGTDCISLISCDGHLAEDKEQAAASQRNHEHEIVGNAVPPFPVCDGKTQVSELESANGCIFGEGHGSDETPNNNLQKSLEVDSINDSCSSSKSNMELVSTSLKVEVDDTGECSSSSIQVMEDTVEDISGRDLCISILRSNGLLSSMAHVPEEESDSRSDNNCFRLCKTCGSSESVLKMLICDHCEDAFHVSCCNHRMKKVSNDEWYCNSCLKKKHKVLKEAISKKLTNTLSRNGSSKGESNSIALMLKDTEPYTTGVRIGKGFQAEVPDWSGPISDDTDAIGEPLEMDSSESFLMHEQSTNKACRLSTIGNWLQCQQVVDGVGGGNGGICGKWRRAPLFEVQTDDWECFCSILWDPTHADCAVPQELETGQVLKQLKYIEMLRPRLASKRRKLDEAKSRSDVQNLTEDTEYKP from the exons ATGTGCCCCCATTGTGATGAATTCTCTCATGATGGCTGCAGAAAAGCTGGACCGATCATTGAGGAAAAGAAGAACAATGGTGGATTGCGTTGCTTAAATTTTCCTAGGACCTTTCCAACTGCTATTATGATGTCTGAAGGTTCAAAATCTAATGTAGTATATAGGAGAAAGAAACTGCGGGGCAGTTCTGATTCCAGGTTTTTGGCTAATGGGACAGATTGTATATCTTTGATTAGTTGTGATGGTCATTTGGCAGAAGACAAAGAGCAAGCTGCAGCTTCTCAACGTAACCACGAGCATGAAATTGTTGGAAATGCTGTCCCTCCTTTTCCTGTTTGCGATGGAAAAACTCAAGTTTCAGAACTAGAATCAGCCAACGGTTGTATATTTGGGGAAGGGCATGGTTCAGACGAAACACCTAATAATAACCTGCAAAAAAGTTTGGAGGTTGACAGCATTAATGATAGCTGCTCCTCATCTAAGTCAAACATGGAACTTGTTTCAACTTCCCTGAAAGTTGAAGTGGATGACACAGGTGAGTGCTCCTCTTCTAGCATTCAAGTTATGGAGGATACGGTCGAGGATATTTCTGGAAGAGATCTATGCATCTCTATCCTTAGAAGCAATGGGCTGTTATCTTCTATGGCTCATGTTCCTGAGGAAGAAAGTGATTCTAGAAGCGACAATAATTGTTTTCGATTGTGCAAAACTTGTGGCTCTTCAGAATCAGTCTTGAAGATGTTAATCTGTGATCATTGCGAAGATGCATTTCATGTCTCATGTTGCAATCATCGCATGAAGAAAGTGTCAAATGATGAGTGGTATTGCAATTCATGTCTGAAAAAAAAGCACAAAGTTTTGAAGGAAGCTATCTCAAAGAAATTGACAAACACCTTGAGTAGAAATGGATCTTCCAAGGGTGAATCAAATTCTATAGCATTAATGTTAAAGGACACAGAACCTTATACAACTGGTGTTCGGATTGGCAAAGGTTTTCAAGCAGAAGTTCCAGATTGGTCTGGCCCGATTTCAGA TGATACTGATGCCATCGGAGAGCCACTGGAAATGGATTCTTCAGAATCTTTTCTTATGCAT GAGCAGAGCACCAATAAAGCTTGTAGATTGAGCACTATTGGAAATTGGCTTCAATGTCAACAAGTTGTAGATGGAGTGGGTGGTGGTAATGGAGGCATATGTGGCAAGTGGCGCAG GGCTCCTCTTTTTGAAGTCCAAACTGATGACTGGGAATGCTTCTGCTCTATCCTCTGGGATCCGACACATGCAGATTGTGCTGTACCTCAG GAATTGGAGACGGGTCAAGTTTTAAAGCAGTTGAAGTACATTGAGATG CTGAGGCCTCGGTTAGCTTCCAAAAGACGGAAACTGGATGAGGCGAAGAGCAGAAGTGATGTGCAGAACCTTACAGAGGATACAGAATACAAACCTTGA
- the LOC103494237 gene encoding uncharacterized protein LOC103494237 isoform X3, producing the protein MMSEGSKSNVVYRRKKLRGSSDSRFLANGTDCISLISCDGHLAEDKEQAAASQRNHEHEIVGNAVPPFPVCDGKTQVSELESANGCIFGEGHGSDETPNNNLQKSLEVDSINDSCSSSKSNMELVSTSLKVEVDDTGECSSSSIQVMEDTVEDISGRDLCISILRSNGLLSSMAHVPEEESDSRSDNNCFRLCKTCGSSESVLKMLICDHCEDAFHVSCCNHRMKKVSNDEWYCNSCLKKKHKVLKEAISKKLTNTLSRNGSSKGESNSIALMLKDTEPYTTGVRIGKGFQAEVPDWSGPISDDTDAIGEPLEMDSSESFLMHEQSTNKACRLSTIGNWLQCQQVVDGVGGGNGGICGKWRRAPLFEVQTDDWECFCSILWDPTHADCAVPQKFYKFCIVAKMRNLKVHIKELETGQVLKQLKYIEMLRPRLASKRRKLDEAKSRSDVQNLTEDTEYKP; encoded by the exons ATGATGTCTGAAGGTTCAAAATCTAATGTAGTATATAGGAGAAAGAAACTGCGGGGCAGTTCTGATTCCAGGTTTTTGGCTAATGGGACAGATTGTATATCTTTGATTAGTTGTGATGGTCATTTGGCAGAAGACAAAGAGCAAGCTGCAGCTTCTCAACGTAACCACGAGCATGAAATTGTTGGAAATGCTGTCCCTCCTTTTCCTGTTTGCGATGGAAAAACTCAAGTTTCAGAACTAGAATCAGCCAACGGTTGTATATTTGGGGAAGGGCATGGTTCAGACGAAACACCTAATAATAACCTGCAAAAAAGTTTGGAGGTTGACAGCATTAATGATAGCTGCTCCTCATCTAAGTCAAACATGGAACTTGTTTCAACTTCCCTGAAAGTTGAAGTGGATGACACAGGTGAGTGCTCCTCTTCTAGCATTCAAGTTATGGAGGATACGGTCGAGGATATTTCTGGAAGAGATCTATGCATCTCTATCCTTAGAAGCAATGGGCTGTTATCTTCTATGGCTCATGTTCCTGAGGAAGAAAGTGATTCTAGAAGCGACAATAATTGTTTTCGATTGTGCAAAACTTGTGGCTCTTCAGAATCAGTCTTGAAGATGTTAATCTGTGATCATTGCGAAGATGCATTTCATGTCTCATGTTGCAATCATCGCATGAAGAAAGTGTCAAATGATGAGTGGTATTGCAATTCATGTCTGAAAAAAAAGCACAAAGTTTTGAAGGAAGCTATCTCAAAGAAATTGACAAACACCTTGAGTAGAAATGGATCTTCCAAGGGTGAATCAAATTCTATAGCATTAATGTTAAAGGACACAGAACCTTATACAACTGGTGTTCGGATTGGCAAAGGTTTTCAAGCAGAAGTTCCAGATTGGTCTGGCCCGATTTCAGA TGATACTGATGCCATCGGAGAGCCACTGGAAATGGATTCTTCAGAATCTTTTCTTATGCAT GAGCAGAGCACCAATAAAGCTTGTAGATTGAGCACTATTGGAAATTGGCTTCAATGTCAACAAGTTGTAGATGGAGTGGGTGGTGGTAATGGAGGCATATGTGGCAAGTGGCGCAG GGCTCCTCTTTTTGAAGTCCAAACTGATGACTGGGAATGCTTCTGCTCTATCCTCTGGGATCCGACACATGCAGATTGTGCTGTACCTCAG AAATTCTACAAATTTTGCATTGTTGCAAAGATGAGAAATCTCAAAGTCCACATAAAG GAATTGGAGACGGGTCAAGTTTTAAAGCAGTTGAAGTACATTGAGATG CTGAGGCCTCGGTTAGCTTCCAAAAGACGGAAACTGGATGAGGCGAAGAGCAGAAGTGATGTGCAGAACCTTACAGAGGATACAGAATACAAACCTTGA
- the LOC103494237 gene encoding uncharacterized protein LOC103494237 isoform X4, whose product MMSEGSKSNVVYRRKKLRGSSDSRFLANGTDCISLISCDGHLAEDKEQAAASQRNHEHEIVGNAVPPFPVCDGKTQVSELESANGCIFGEGHGSDETPNNNLQKSLEVDSINDSCSSSKSNMELVSTSLKVEVDDTGECSSSSIQVMEDTVEDISGRDLCISILRSNGLLSSMAHVPEEESDSRSDNNCFRLCKTCGSSESVLKMLICDHCEDAFHVSCCNHRMKKVSNDEWYCNSCLKKKHKVLKEAISKKLTNTLSRNGSSKGESNSIALMLKDTEPYTTGVRIGKGFQAEVPDWSGPISDDTDAIGEPLEMDSSESFLMHEQSTNKACRLSTIGNWLQCQQVVDGVGGGNGGICGKWRRAPLFEVQTDDWECFCSILWDPTHADCAVPQELETGQVLKQLKYIEMLRPRLASKRRKLDEAKSRSDVQNLTEDTEYKP is encoded by the exons ATGATGTCTGAAGGTTCAAAATCTAATGTAGTATATAGGAGAAAGAAACTGCGGGGCAGTTCTGATTCCAGGTTTTTGGCTAATGGGACAGATTGTATATCTTTGATTAGTTGTGATGGTCATTTGGCAGAAGACAAAGAGCAAGCTGCAGCTTCTCAACGTAACCACGAGCATGAAATTGTTGGAAATGCTGTCCCTCCTTTTCCTGTTTGCGATGGAAAAACTCAAGTTTCAGAACTAGAATCAGCCAACGGTTGTATATTTGGGGAAGGGCATGGTTCAGACGAAACACCTAATAATAACCTGCAAAAAAGTTTGGAGGTTGACAGCATTAATGATAGCTGCTCCTCATCTAAGTCAAACATGGAACTTGTTTCAACTTCCCTGAAAGTTGAAGTGGATGACACAGGTGAGTGCTCCTCTTCTAGCATTCAAGTTATGGAGGATACGGTCGAGGATATTTCTGGAAGAGATCTATGCATCTCTATCCTTAGAAGCAATGGGCTGTTATCTTCTATGGCTCATGTTCCTGAGGAAGAAAGTGATTCTAGAAGCGACAATAATTGTTTTCGATTGTGCAAAACTTGTGGCTCTTCAGAATCAGTCTTGAAGATGTTAATCTGTGATCATTGCGAAGATGCATTTCATGTCTCATGTTGCAATCATCGCATGAAGAAAGTGTCAAATGATGAGTGGTATTGCAATTCATGTCTGAAAAAAAAGCACAAAGTTTTGAAGGAAGCTATCTCAAAGAAATTGACAAACACCTTGAGTAGAAATGGATCTTCCAAGGGTGAATCAAATTCTATAGCATTAATGTTAAAGGACACAGAACCTTATACAACTGGTGTTCGGATTGGCAAAGGTTTTCAAGCAGAAGTTCCAGATTGGTCTGGCCCGATTTCAGA TGATACTGATGCCATCGGAGAGCCACTGGAAATGGATTCTTCAGAATCTTTTCTTATGCAT GAGCAGAGCACCAATAAAGCTTGTAGATTGAGCACTATTGGAAATTGGCTTCAATGTCAACAAGTTGTAGATGGAGTGGGTGGTGGTAATGGAGGCATATGTGGCAAGTGGCGCAG GGCTCCTCTTTTTGAAGTCCAAACTGATGACTGGGAATGCTTCTGCTCTATCCTCTGGGATCCGACACATGCAGATTGTGCTGTACCTCAG GAATTGGAGACGGGTCAAGTTTTAAAGCAGTTGAAGTACATTGAGATG CTGAGGCCTCGGTTAGCTTCCAAAAGACGGAAACTGGATGAGGCGAAGAGCAGAAGTGATGTGCAGAACCTTACAGAGGATACAGAATACAAACCTTGA
- the LOC103494237 gene encoding uncharacterized protein LOC103494237 isoform X1, giving the protein MCPHCDEFSHDGCRKAGPIIEEKKNNGGLRCLNFPRTFPTAIMMSEGSKSNVVYRRKKLRGSSDSRFLANGTDCISLISCDGHLAEDKEQAAASQRNHEHEIVGNAVPPFPVCDGKTQVSELESANGCIFGEGHGSDETPNNNLQKSLEVDSINDSCSSSKSNMELVSTSLKVEVDDTGECSSSSIQVMEDTVEDISGRDLCISILRSNGLLSSMAHVPEEESDSRSDNNCFRLCKTCGSSESVLKMLICDHCEDAFHVSCCNHRMKKVSNDEWYCNSCLKKKHKVLKEAISKKLTNTLSRNGSSKGESNSIALMLKDTEPYTTGVRIGKGFQAEVPDWSGPISDDTDAIGEPLEMDSSESFLMHEQSTNKACRLSTIGNWLQCQQVVDGVGGGNGGICGKWRRAPLFEVQTDDWECFCSILWDPTHADCAVPQKFYKFCIVAKMRNLKVHIKELETGQVLKQLKYIEMLRPRLASKRRKLDEAKSRSDVQNLTEDTEYKP; this is encoded by the exons ATGTGCCCCCATTGTGATGAATTCTCTCATGATGGCTGCAGAAAAGCTGGACCGATCATTGAGGAAAAGAAGAACAATGGTGGATTGCGTTGCTTAAATTTTCCTAGGACCTTTCCAACTGCTATTATGATGTCTGAAGGTTCAAAATCTAATGTAGTATATAGGAGAAAGAAACTGCGGGGCAGTTCTGATTCCAGGTTTTTGGCTAATGGGACAGATTGTATATCTTTGATTAGTTGTGATGGTCATTTGGCAGAAGACAAAGAGCAAGCTGCAGCTTCTCAACGTAACCACGAGCATGAAATTGTTGGAAATGCTGTCCCTCCTTTTCCTGTTTGCGATGGAAAAACTCAAGTTTCAGAACTAGAATCAGCCAACGGTTGTATATTTGGGGAAGGGCATGGTTCAGACGAAACACCTAATAATAACCTGCAAAAAAGTTTGGAGGTTGACAGCATTAATGATAGCTGCTCCTCATCTAAGTCAAACATGGAACTTGTTTCAACTTCCCTGAAAGTTGAAGTGGATGACACAGGTGAGTGCTCCTCTTCTAGCATTCAAGTTATGGAGGATACGGTCGAGGATATTTCTGGAAGAGATCTATGCATCTCTATCCTTAGAAGCAATGGGCTGTTATCTTCTATGGCTCATGTTCCTGAGGAAGAAAGTGATTCTAGAAGCGACAATAATTGTTTTCGATTGTGCAAAACTTGTGGCTCTTCAGAATCAGTCTTGAAGATGTTAATCTGTGATCATTGCGAAGATGCATTTCATGTCTCATGTTGCAATCATCGCATGAAGAAAGTGTCAAATGATGAGTGGTATTGCAATTCATGTCTGAAAAAAAAGCACAAAGTTTTGAAGGAAGCTATCTCAAAGAAATTGACAAACACCTTGAGTAGAAATGGATCTTCCAAGGGTGAATCAAATTCTATAGCATTAATGTTAAAGGACACAGAACCTTATACAACTGGTGTTCGGATTGGCAAAGGTTTTCAAGCAGAAGTTCCAGATTGGTCTGGCCCGATTTCAGA TGATACTGATGCCATCGGAGAGCCACTGGAAATGGATTCTTCAGAATCTTTTCTTATGCAT GAGCAGAGCACCAATAAAGCTTGTAGATTGAGCACTATTGGAAATTGGCTTCAATGTCAACAAGTTGTAGATGGAGTGGGTGGTGGTAATGGAGGCATATGTGGCAAGTGGCGCAG GGCTCCTCTTTTTGAAGTCCAAACTGATGACTGGGAATGCTTCTGCTCTATCCTCTGGGATCCGACACATGCAGATTGTGCTGTACCTCAG AAATTCTACAAATTTTGCATTGTTGCAAAGATGAGAAATCTCAAAGTCCACATAAAG GAATTGGAGACGGGTCAAGTTTTAAAGCAGTTGAAGTACATTGAGATG CTGAGGCCTCGGTTAGCTTCCAAAAGACGGAAACTGGATGAGGCGAAGAGCAGAAGTGATGTGCAGAACCTTACAGAGGATACAGAATACAAACCTTGA